A window of Hymenobacter aerilatus contains these coding sequences:
- the mrdA gene encoding penicillin-binding protein 2, which translates to MQYLEGRKYVVQAIFLAVAMLFAGRLFYIQVLDGSYKLAADRNTLQRIVKIPYRGLVYDRNGKLLVQNTPVYDLLVVPREVKQLDTARFCQLLQLPIEDLRAGLLAAKKYSRVKASPLVQNLSTSELAAIQDNLIDFPGFRIEARMARAYGTQSMAHALGYVGPIPATWVDREKYAKYRPTDFLGISGLESFYEKELMGRRGVQYRMVNVRGIEKGAFRGGEFDTLSVAGQDLHTGIDIDLQQYGEMLMAGKRGTVVAIDPKTGEILAFVSAPAYDPAMLTGKGLGNRYMELLNNPERPLIDRPLTAIYSPGSVFKLVNELVAMQSGAVSANTGFPCNQRLVRCTHNHEYPSNVSIAIKQSCNPYFYQVMQAMVLRGRSRNRFEDSRLGLAEWKRSVQSFGLGEKLGVDLMGEKKGLIPSPEYYDKRYGHHRWTYKTVYSLSIGQGEVQVTSLQMANIMAIIANRGYYYTPHFVRSIGQSGPLPQFQERHTTSVHSRYFEQIIPGMQMVVGRGGTANLASLEQFGISMAGKTGTVQNRHGADHATFAAFAPVEDPKIAIAVFIENAGFGGSSAAPLASLMVERYLRGKVVRKKWEEWLPGSADRFVKRHH; encoded by the coding sequence TTGCAATATCTAGAAGGACGCAAATACGTGGTGCAGGCCATTTTTCTGGCCGTGGCAATGCTGTTCGCGGGTCGGCTCTTTTACATTCAGGTGCTGGATGGCAGCTACAAGCTGGCCGCTGACCGCAACACGTTGCAGCGCATCGTGAAGATTCCCTACCGAGGCCTGGTTTACGACCGCAACGGCAAACTGCTGGTGCAGAATACGCCAGTGTACGACTTGCTGGTGGTGCCCCGCGAGGTGAAACAGCTGGACACGGCGCGCTTTTGCCAGCTGCTGCAACTGCCCATAGAAGACCTGCGCGCCGGCCTGCTGGCTGCCAAAAAATACTCGCGCGTGAAGGCCTCACCGCTGGTGCAAAACCTAAGCACTTCTGAGTTGGCTGCCATTCAGGACAACCTGATTGATTTTCCGGGCTTTCGCATTGAGGCGCGCATGGCCCGCGCCTATGGTACCCAGAGCATGGCTCATGCCCTGGGCTACGTGGGGCCTATCCCTGCCACTTGGGTAGACAGAGAAAAATACGCCAAGTACCGTCCTACCGATTTTCTGGGCATTAGCGGCTTAGAGTCGTTCTACGAGAAGGAGCTGATGGGGCGCCGGGGCGTGCAATACCGCATGGTGAACGTACGCGGTATTGAGAAAGGCGCCTTCCGGGGCGGTGAGTTCGACACGCTCTCCGTGGCCGGTCAGGATCTGCATACTGGCATCGACATTGACTTGCAGCAGTACGGCGAGATGCTGATGGCTGGCAAACGCGGTACGGTAGTCGCCATCGACCCCAAAACCGGCGAGATTTTGGCGTTCGTGTCGGCGCCGGCCTACGATCCGGCCATGCTCACAGGCAAGGGCCTGGGCAACCGCTACATGGAGCTGCTCAACAACCCCGAGCGCCCCCTCATCGACCGGCCCCTCACAGCTATTTACTCGCCGGGCTCGGTATTTAAGCTAGTAAACGAGCTAGTGGCTATGCAGTCGGGCGCCGTATCGGCCAACACCGGTTTTCCCTGCAACCAGCGCCTGGTACGCTGCACGCACAACCACGAGTACCCCAGCAACGTGAGCATTGCCATCAAGCAAAGCTGCAACCCCTATTTCTACCAAGTGATGCAGGCCATGGTGCTGCGTGGCCGCTCGCGCAATCGGTTTGAGGACTCGCGGCTGGGGCTGGCCGAGTGGAAGCGCAGCGTGCAAAGCTTTGGACTAGGCGAAAAGCTGGGCGTGGATTTGATGGGCGAGAAAAAAGGCTTAATCCCGTCGCCCGAATACTACGACAAGCGCTACGGCCACCACCGCTGGACCTACAAAACGGTGTATTCGTTGAGTATTGGGCAAGGCGAGGTGCAGGTAACGAGCCTGCAAATGGCCAACATCATGGCCATCATTGCCAACCGAGGCTATTATTACACACCGCATTTCGTGCGCAGCATTGGGCAGAGCGGGCCACTACCCCAATTTCAGGAGCGCCACACCACCAGCGTACATTCGCGCTATTTCGAGCAGATTATCCCGGGGATGCAGATGGTGGTGGGTAGGGGTGGCACCGCCAACCTAGCTAGCCTGGAGCAGTTCGGTATTTCTATGGCCGGCAAAACCGGTACTGTACAAAACCGCCACGGTGCCGACCATGCTACCTTTGCAGCTTTTGCCCCGGTAGAAGACCCCAAGATTGCCATTGCTGTGTTTATTGAAAATGCTGGTTTCGGTGGTTCTTCGGCGGCTCCTCTCGCCTCGCTGATGGTGGAGCGCTACCTGCGCGGCAAAGTAGTGCGCAAGAAATGGGAAGAGTGGCTACCTGGCTCCGCCGACCGTTTCGTGAAACGCCACCATTAG
- the mreC gene encoding rod shape-determining protein MreC, with protein sequence MRNLFAFLFRYRGILVFALLEVLSIYLLIRNSAYQRAAFFNSANAYAGQLLEWRTRVSEYFELAEVNQSLAAENAALRQRLYLSDLGRRVADSLPIRRDSLSQVRLLRTGRPDSLVLGNQALTNNDPSYPLIPARVVNNSLRDVDNYLTLNVGTADQVRPGMGVLAAAGVVGRVQSVSEHYARITSLLHSKTAISAKIQRDGTFGSIKWQGDDPTHALLDYIPRQNKLVRGDTVITSGYNATFPEGVMVGTIDTFTKEPDKNFWTVRVRLSVNFSNLTYVYVVRSRPQAERDTLETHTGTVVGGGKRP encoded by the coding sequence ATGAGAAACCTCTTTGCCTTTTTGTTTCGCTACCGGGGTATCCTCGTGTTTGCGCTGCTGGAGGTATTGAGTATCTACTTGCTGATTCGAAACAGCGCCTACCAGCGGGCGGCGTTTTTCAACTCAGCCAATGCTTATGCCGGGCAGCTGCTGGAGTGGCGCACCCGCGTATCGGAATACTTTGAGCTGGCCGAGGTGAACCAGAGCCTGGCGGCCGAAAACGCGGCCCTGCGCCAGCGCCTCTACCTGTCGGACCTGGGTAGGCGCGTGGCCGACAGCCTACCCATCCGCCGCGACAGCCTCTCGCAAGTGCGTCTGCTGCGCACAGGCCGCCCCGATTCGCTGGTGCTAGGCAACCAGGCCCTCACCAACAACGACCCTAGCTACCCCCTGATTCCCGCAAGGGTAGTGAATAATAGCCTGCGCGACGTGGATAACTACTTGACACTGAATGTGGGAACGGCCGACCAAGTGCGGCCGGGCATGGGCGTGCTGGCGGCAGCTGGGGTAGTGGGTAGGGTGCAGTCGGTGAGCGAGCACTATGCCCGCATCACGTCATTGCTGCACTCTAAAACGGCCATTTCGGCTAAGATTCAGCGTGATGGTACGTTTGGCAGTATCAAATGGCAGGGCGACGACCCTACCCACGCTTTGCTTGACTACATTCCGCGCCAAAACAAGCTGGTGCGCGGCGACACGGTAATTACCTCCGGCTACAACGCTACTTTTCCGGAAGGGGTGATGGTAGGTACTATCGACACGTTTACGAAGGAGCCCGACAAGAACTTCTGGACGGTGCGGGTACGGCTGTCGGTCAATTTCTCTAACCTGACCTATGTGTACGTGGTGCGCAGCCGGCCCCAGGCCGAGCGCGACACGCTGGAAACGCACACGGGCACTGTAGTAGGAGGAGGGAAGCGGCCATGA
- a CDS encoding rod shape-determining protein has protein sequence MGFFNFLTSDIAMDLGTANTLIIHNDKVVVDEPSIIAKDRTTNKVIAVGRQAQQMHEKTHDNIKTIRPLKDGVIADFHAAEEMIKGLIKMIDTRTRLFQPSHRMVICIPSGITEVEKRAVRDSAEHAGAKEVWMIQEPMAAAIGIGIDVEQPIGSMIIDIGGGTTEVAVIALSGIVCDQSIKTAGDVFNQDILDYMRRQHNLLIGERSAERIKIEVGAALTELENTPADFEVRGRDLMTGIPKVIKVTSSEIAIALDKSVAKIEEAVLKALEISPPELSADIYENGIHLTGGGALLRGLDKRLAAKTKLPIHIAEDPLRAVVRGTGAAIKNIQAFKSVLLT, from the coding sequence AGCCTAGTATCATTGCCAAAGATCGGACTACCAATAAAGTAATTGCCGTGGGTCGGCAGGCGCAGCAAATGCACGAGAAGACCCATGATAACATAAAGACTATCAGACCGTTGAAAGACGGTGTAATTGCCGATTTCCACGCCGCCGAGGAAATGATCAAGGGGTTGATCAAGATGATTGACACCCGCACGCGTCTATTTCAACCCTCGCACCGCATGGTGATTTGCATCCCCTCGGGCATCACGGAGGTAGAGAAGCGCGCCGTGCGCGACTCGGCCGAGCACGCCGGCGCCAAGGAGGTTTGGATGATTCAGGAACCCATGGCTGCCGCTATTGGTATCGGGATTGATGTAGAACAGCCCATTGGCTCCATGATCATCGATATTGGAGGCGGCACCACTGAAGTGGCCGTCATTGCGCTGTCGGGCATTGTATGCGACCAGTCGATCAAAACAGCCGGCGACGTGTTCAACCAGGACATTCTGGACTATATGCGCCGCCAGCACAACCTGCTGATTGGTGAGCGCTCGGCCGAGCGCATCAAGATTGAGGTAGGCGCCGCCCTAACCGAGCTGGAAAACACGCCCGCCGACTTTGAAGTGCGCGGCCGCGACCTGATGACAGGTATTCCGAAGGTCATCAAAGTGACTTCCTCGGAAATTGCCATTGCCCTCGATAAGTCGGTAGCCAAGATTGAGGAAGCTGTATTGAAGGCGCTGGAAATCTCTCCGCCCGAGCTGTCGGCCGATATCTACGAAAACGGCATTCACCTCACCGGCGGTGGCGCCCTGTTGCGCGGCCTCGATAAGCGTCTGGCTGCCAAGACTAAGTTGCCCATTCACATTGCCGAAGACCCGTTACGCGCCGTGGTGCGCGGTACCGGCGCCGCCATCAAGAATATTCAGGCTTTTAAGAGCGTACTGCTTACTTAA